One stretch of Lucilia cuprina isolate Lc7/37 chromosome 6, ASM2204524v1, whole genome shotgun sequence DNA includes these proteins:
- the LOC111678527 gene encoding inactive selenide, water dikinase-like protein has translation MSYSADVLNSAHLELQGGNGAELRRPFDPTAHDLESTFRLTRFADLKGRGCKVPQEVLGKLVSALQQDYSLQDQDAQFMNMAIPRIGIGLDCSVIPLRHGGLCLVQTTDFFYPIVDDPYMMGKIACANVLSDLYAMGVTDCDNMLMLLAVSTKMTEKERDVVIPLIMRGFKDSALEAGTTVTGGQSVVNPWCTIGGVASTICQPNEYIVPDNAVVGDVLVLTKPLGTQVAVNAHQWLDQPERWNRIKLVVSEEDVRKAYHRAMNSMARLNRVAARLMHKYNAHGATDITGFGLLGHAQTLASHQKKDVSFVIHNLPVISKMAAVAKACGNMFQLLQGHSAETSGGLLICLPREQAAAYCKDIEKQEGYQAWIIGIVEKGNKTARIIDKPRVIEVPAKD, from the coding sequence ATGAGTTACTCTGCCGATGTATTGAATTCTGCTCATCTTGAACTTCAAGGTGGCAATGGTGCTGAATTACGTCGTCCCTTCGACCCCACGGCTCATGATTTGGAGTCTACATTCCGTTTGACAAGGTTTGCCGACCTCAAGGGTCGCGGCTGCAAAGTTCCCCAGGAGGTATTGGGTAAATTGGTCTCAGCCTTACAGCAAGATTATTCATTGCAAGACCAAGATGCTCAGTTCATGAATATGGCAATACCACGCATTGGTATTGGTCTAGATTGTTCTGTGATACCTTTGCGCCATGGTGGCCTGTGTTTAGTACAAACAACTGACTTTTTCTATCCCATCGTTGATGACCCCTACATGATGGGCAAGATAGCGTGTGCTAATGTTTTGAGTGATTTATATGCCATGGGTGTTACGGACTGTGATAATATGTTAATGTTGTTGGCGGTCAGCACCAAAATGACCGAAAAGGAACGTGATGTTGTTATACCTCTAATTATGCGCGGCTTTAAGGACTCTGCTCTCGAGGCTGGTACTACAGTGACTGGTGGCCAAAGTGTGGTCAACCCCTGGTGTACCATTGGTGGGGTGGCCTCTACCATTTGCCAACCCAACGAATACATAGTACCCGACAATGCTGTAGTGGGTGATGTTTTGGTCTTGACCAAACCCTTGGGTACTCAGGTGGCGGTCAACGCCCATCAGTGGCTGGATCAACCAGAACGTTGGAATCGCATTAAGCTGGTTGTTTCCGAAGAAGATGTACGCAAGGCCTATCATCGTGCCATGAACTCTATGGCTCGTCTTAATCGTGTTGCTGCTCGTCTCATGCATAAATACAATGCTCATGGTGCTACTGACATCACTGGATTTGGTCTTTTGGGTCATGCCCAAACTTTGGCCTCGCATCAAAAGAAGGATGTTTCATTTGTCATTCACAATCTTCCTGTCATTTCAAAAATGGCTGCTGTGGCCAAAGCCTGTGGTAATATGTTCCAACTTTTACAAGGTCATTCAGCCGAAACCTCTGGAGGTCTGCTTATCTGCTTACCACGTGAACAAGCTGCAGCCTACTGCAAAGACATCGAAAAACAAGAGGGCTACCAGGCCTGGATCATCGGTATTGTTGAGAAGGGCAACAAGACTGCCCGTATCATTGACAAACCCCGTGTCATTGAAGTGCCCGCCAAGGATTAA
- the LOC111678537 gene encoding chaoptin: MSAEITNFVTLRSLLLFVLSFTTFTEAVYVYGEPKYKCPAKPKLIYPCQCLKGSDIGIYVTCDNTNLATLSVAMLNLAALQLPVEHLTINKANFERIYGPIFSKVKIRYLTILDTPLVTLEDYVFFGVNKTLEQLELIHTNLSQITPLSFGILGNLVNLQIDGHNFTTLNKNLFVEQYIAGRVEVMRITNGPLSDVPIEVFQPLRKLKTLDLHGNAIENLKRNQFKNLRELEVLDISFNKIKKLEAQHIADLTKMGWCNVSHNALTELSRGTFARNAVLKVLNLSHNKIQRLDANSFRGMRFLRRLYMSDNRISDVGRGTFGSVARIGTIDLARNALKKIEFQMFSQLNYIEILDLAENNITLIEKNSFKDIYQALINISHNSLETIQPKAFENCVNITTLDLSFNKLKNFSKNVFDETTFATNFQLSHNFLTSLAQIPLQNMTGLKVLNASHNNITQIPKNSFPKLYELHTIDVSHNNISTIFNAVFQNLFSLRSIDLSYNSLEEIKSSMFGTLPTLLTLNLSHNRLNNIIRGALAKLTSLRFLNLNHNFLTKIFQIPISLNELYMSDNRIESIPPNTWPVMNSLIYLDLSKNRLGDSLEQQSFKGLLVLQKLLLQENGITRPPLECLASMSTLQYLYLQNNNITVLEKNAFGKLPVLFELNLHGNGVKEINKRSFEGLLQLLNLNLSSNVLHNIPTEAFIGLPSLRKLDLSHNFITKLDNKTHGVLDDLLSLEDLNLSYNKISFVTKKTFPENQYIPYNLKYLDLSYNQMPVLTYDITFGTKKLLKLNLSYNSINELRRGVLGNFTRLQYLDLSNNELSNLQSEDHTFDLPQNLTTILLNNNHIYKLNFTKFLKEPKFETIDLRNNSLTEFPLSLVWNVKNGTEVKFAGNPLHCNCAARPLKHYLMQLATLKEDFQDIACDTPVFNKDLYLQYVEDETLQCTTEDEREMYQGLEYEKLTDVLFRDIIVKNNNVSIRWFVVTARDVANFLVYIRDPDNNILYQEDFDYNVRKAEIPTSLFKTHQPIDKEICIISKNSNGITGNWFHAQCEKLPTIKEERKFFFFSSSSSSSSAAQAFSFLNNISEMVVFLNLLLLTLKVYLL; this comes from the exons ATGTCTGCAGAAATTACCAATTTCGTAACCTTGAGatctttgttgttatttgtattaTCGTTTACAACGTTTACGGAAGCTGTTTATGTTTATGGTGAACCAAAATATAAATGTCCAGCCAA gCCCAAACTCATCTATCCCTGTCAGTGTCTTAAAGGCTCCGACATAGGCATCTATGTAACATGTGATAACACCAATTTGGCCACTTTATCGGTGGCTATGCTTAATTTAGCTGCCCTACAGTTGCCCGTAGAACATTTAACTATAAATAAGGCAAATTTTG AACGTATTTACGGTCCCATATTTTCAAAGGTTAAAATAcgttatttaacaatattggATACACCACTGGTGACTCTAGAGGATTATGTATTCTTTGGTGTGAATAAAACATTGGAACAATTGGAATTGATTCATACAAATTTGTCGCAAATAACACCGTTATCATTTGGT ATATTGGGCAATTTAGTTAATTTACAAATTGATGGACACAATTTCACCaccttaaataaaaatctatttgttGAACAATATATCGCGGGACGTGTTGAGGTGATGCGCATAACAAATGGTCCTTTAAGTGATGTACCCATAGAAGTTTTTCAG CCTTTACGTAAATTGAAAACTTTGGATCTACATGGCAATGccatagaaaacttaaaacgtaatcaatttaaaaatctaCGCGAATTGGAAGTTTTGgatataagttttaataaaatcaaaaaactaGAAGCTCAACATATTGCGGATCTAACAAAAATGGGCTGGTGTAATGTATCACATAATGCTTTGACCGAGTTATCGCGTGGTACTTTTGCTCGTAACGCTGTATTGAAAGTATTGAATTTATCACACAATAAGATACAACGTTTAGATGCTAATAGTTTTAGAGGCATGAGATTTTTAAG aCGTCTTTACATGAGCGATAATCGTATATCAGATGTGGGACGTGGTACATTTGGTTCAGTGGCTCGTATTGGTACTATCGATTTGGCTCGTAATGccttaaagaaaattgaatttcaaatgttttctcAATTGAACTATATTGAA ATTTTAGACTTGGCGGAGAATAATATAACTCTAATAGAGAAAAACTCCTTTAAGGATATTTATCAGGCTCTTATAAATATATCACATAATAGCTTAGAGACCATACAGCCCAAAGCTTTTgaaaattgtgttaatattaCCACTTTGGATTTAtcgtttaataaattgaaaaacttttcgaaaaatgtttttgacGAGACCACATTTGCCACTAATTTCCAATTAAGTCATAATTTTCTCACCAGTTTGGCTCAG aTTCCTTTACAAAATATGACCGGTTTAAAAGTCTTAAATGCTTCGCATAATAATATCACTCAAATACCCAAAAATTCCTTTCCCAAACTTTATGAACTGCACACCATCGATGTTAGTCACAATAATATTTCCACAATATTTAATGCTGTCTTTCAAAACTTATTCTCTTTACGTTCCATTGATCTTTCCTATAATAGTCTAGAAGAAATAAAATCCTCCATGTTTGGTACTCTCCCTACGCTTTTGACTTTGAATTTAAGTCATAAtagattaaataatattatacgtGGTGCCTTAGCCAAATTGACTAGTTTaagatttttgaatttaaatcataatttcttaaCGAAAATCTTTCAAATTCCTATATCATTAAATGAATTGTATATGAGTGATAATAGAATTGAATCTATACCTCCAAATACTTGGCCTGTGATGAATTCTTTGATTTATTTGGATTTAAGTAAAAATCGTTTGGGCGATTCACTGGAACAGCAAAGTTTTAAGGGTTTATTGGTTTTGCAGAAATTGTTGTTGCAAGAAAATGGCATTACCCGACCGCCGTTGGAGTGTTTGGCTAGCATGTCGACATTGCAGTATTTGTACTTACAG AATAACAACATTACCGTATTGGAAAAGAATGCTTTTGGCAAATTGCCAGTATTATTCGAACTGAATTTGCATGGAAACGGTGTAAAAGAAATCAA CAAACGTTCATTTGAGGGTCTCTTGCAGCTGCTAAATTTGAATTTGTCCTCCAATGTTTTACACAACATACCCACTGAAGCATTCATAGGTTTGCCTTCGTtgcgtaaattggatttatctcataattttataacaaaactggATAATAAGACCCATGGTGTTCTCGATGATTTATTAAGTTTAGAAGAT CTCAATTTAAGTTAcaacaaaataagttttgttaCCAAAAAAACCTTCCCTGAAAATCAATATATTCCCtataatctaaaatatttagatttaagtTATAATCAAATGCCCGTCTTAACTTATGACATTACATTTGGCACTAAGAAGCTGTTGAAATTGAATTTATCCTATAACAGCATTAATGAATTGAGACGTGGAGTTTTGGGCAATTTTACACGTTTACAATATTTAGATCTTTCCAATAATGAATTGAGTAATTTACAGTCTGAAGATCATACATTTGATTTGCCGCAAAATTTAACCaccattttattaaataataatcatatttataaattaaattttacaaaattcctaAAGGAACCCAAATTTGAAACAATCGATTTGAGAAATAACAGTTTAACCGAGTTTCCTTTGTCATTAGTGTGGAATGTTAAGAATGGCACTGAGGTTAAATTTGCCGGCAATCCTTTACATTGTAATTGTGCAGCCAGACCGTTAAAACATTATCTCATGCAATTGGCCACATTGAAAGAAGATTTTCAAGATATAGCCTGTGATACACCGGTATTTAATAAGGATCTTTATTTACAATATGTAGAGGATGAGACATTGCAATGTACCACGGAAGATGAAAGGGAAATGTATCAAGGATTGGAATATGAAAAACTGACCGATGTACTGTTTAGAGATATAATAGT CAAAAACAATAATGTCAGCATACGTTGGTTTGTGGTCACAGCCCGTGATGTAGccaattttctagtctatatacgTGATCCTGATAATAATATTCTATACCAAGAAGATTTTGACTATAATGTACGCAAGGCGGAAATACCCACATCGCTTTTTAAGACTCATCAACCAATTGACaaagaaatttgtataatttcgaAAAATAGTAATGGTATTACTGGCAATTGGTTCCATGCTCAATGTGAAAAGCTACCCACTATTAAAGAGGAAcgtaaatttttcttcttttcctcTTCATCATCAAGTTCTAGTGCGGCTCAAGCTTTCagttttttgaataatattagTGAAATGgttgtgtttttaaatttattattgttaacacTTAAAGTGTATTTgttgtaa